The sequence GCGATGATGATTTCGGGCATCACGAGCGGTGCCATGACGATGGTCTGGCTGGTCCGGCGCAGCGGGTAGCGGTGCTTGGTGATCGCGCGTGAGATCAGCGTGCCCAGGCTGGTGGCCACCACTGCAGAAACAACGGCCACGATCAGGCTGTTCTTGAGTGCGTCAAACAACGCCGTCTGTTCAGCCAGGCTCACGTACCATTTTGTTGTGAAACCCGTCAGCGGAAAGCCGAGTACCTTGGAGTCGTTGAAGGAAAACAGCGGCAGCAGCAGGATCGGCAGGTACAGGAACCCGATATAGAGCACAGCATAAGTGGGCAGCAGCCTGCCAATCCGCGAAAGGACAGCAACAACGCGGTTCATTTAAGGCTCCTTTCGATCAGTTTCAGACCCAGCACAAGCAGGCAGGCTGCCGACGTGACGCAGACCACTGCCGACAACGCCAGCGCCGCCCCCAGCGGCCAGTTGTTGGCCTTGCCGAACTGGACCTGGATCATGTTGGCGACCATCGCACCGTCTGAGCCGCCGACCAGCGCCGGGGTGACGTAGTCGCCAACGGTGGGAATAAAGATGATCATGCTGGCGCCGATGATGCCGGGGATCGACAGCGGCAGGGTCACCCGAAGGAAAGTCCGTACCGGGCCTTCGCCCAGATCCTTTGCCGCTTCCAGCAGGCTGCGGTCGATCTTTTCCAGCGATACGAAGATCGGCAGGATAGCAAACGGCGCCCAAGCGTGGGCCAAAGTCACCACCACGGCTTCGGAGTTGTAAAGCAGAGTGTCGATGGGGGTGTCGATGACACCGAGCCAGAGCAGTGCGGAATTGACCACCCCGTTCTGCGCCAGGATCAGCTTCCAGGAAAACACCCGCAGCAGGTAGCTGGTCCAGAAGGGGATGGTTACCAGGAACAGCCACATCGCCTTGTTTTTCTTGACGTTGAACGCGATGTGGTAGGCCACCGGGTAAGCCAGCAGAACTGTCAGCAGCGTCACCATCGCGGCGATCCGGACCGAGCGGAAGATCAGCGTGCGGTACAGCGGGTCGGCAAAGACTTCCTGATAGTTGGACAGGGTGAAGTCGCGCGACACGTCCACAAATTCCTGGGTCCAGAAGGAGTAGGCAACCGTCATCGCCACCGGCGCTGCAATCAGCAGCAGCACATACAGCGTGGTCGGCGTGGCCAGCAGCAGCCCCAGCCTGGCATTCTTGTCCAAAGTCACCGTGCTTCCTCCCTCCGGCTGTCAGCCCGTGCGCCCATCATAGGTGCAGATCGCGCCATAGAGGTCCGGTCGGCGGTCGCGGAAGATCCCCCAGTAACGGCGCATTTCAGCCACCGCATCCAGGTCGAACTCTGCGGTCAAAACCACACCGTCCTCGCGCCCGGCCTCGGCCACTTTCTGGCCAAAGTGGTCGGCAATGAACGATCCGCCGAAGAAAGCCATGCGCAGATTGCCGTCCTCAGTGGCGACTTCCTCGCCCACCCGGTTGCTGGCCAAGACCGGCACCAGGTTGGCCCCGGCGTGGCCGCGCATCACGGTCTGCCAATGGGGAATGCAATCGGCATCCGGGCGGGTCGGCTCGGACCCAATCGCAGTGGGGTAAAGCAGCATTTCGGCGCCCTGCAGCACCATGCAGCGGGCGGCTTCGGGGAACCACTGGTCCCAGCAGATCGCCGCGCCCACGCGCCCGAAGGCGGTGTCCCAAACCTTGAACCCGGTATCGCCGGGGCTGAAGAACTGTTTCTCCTGATAAGCGACGTCATTGGGGATATGCGACTTGCGGTAGATCCCCATGACCGTTCCATCGGCGTCAATCATGGCCAGAGAGTTGAAATAGCTCTGCCCGGCACGCTCAAAGAAGGAAACTGGCAGGACCACCCCCAGCTCCCTCGCCAAGGAGGAGAAATGCCGGATTGCCGTGTTTTCCTCCACCGTGGTGGCCAGCGCGAAATGCTTGTGCGCCTGCTCGATGCAAAAATAGGGTGTCTCGAACAGCTCCTGGATCAGGATCACATTGGCACCGCGGCCGGCTGCGTCGCGCACCAGCGCTTCAGCCGTGGCAATATTGTCTTCCTTGTCCCAGGAACAGCTCATCTGGGTGGCAGCGAGGGTTACGTTACGCATGGGCGGGGGCTCCGGCTTTGGGTTGCTGCTGGGTGATGCAATGGATATTGCCCCCGCCATCAGCGATCGCGTTGGTCAGCACGCCGACTACGATGCGGTCCGGGAACAGGCTCGACAGGACGTCCAGTGCTTCCTGGTCGTGCTCGGGGAAACCGTATTGCGGGACGATCACTCCGCCGTTGACCAGGTAGAAATTGACGTACGACAGGAAGCGACGGCTGCCGTCCGGCTTGCGGTCTACAGGCGGCGAGGTCACCTGGAAAATCGTCAGCGGCTGGCCTGCGGCATCAGTCTCCGCTTCCAGAATGGCGCGGTTGTCCAGCAGGTTCTGATAGTCGGAATCCTCCGGATCGGCGCTGACCTGGCAGAGGACGCCGCCGGGCACAAATGCCGCAACGACATCGACGTGGCCATTGGTCGAGTCATTCTCCAGCGTGCGGTTCAGCCAAATGATCTTGGACAGGCCCAGCTGCTTGCACAGTTCTGCTTCGAATTCTTCCGGGCTTGGCCCGCCATTGCGGGTGCGGTGTTCATAGCATTGCCGCGTGACCACACACGTCCCTTTGCCGTCAATATTGAGCGCACCGCCCTCATAGATCATGGCAGATGGGTTCCGCTTTGCCCCCGCCAGCTCAATGACGCGGGAGGCAACCTTGGCATCTTTCTCGTGGGGCCAATCACCGCCCCAGCCGTCAAAGGTCCAGTCCACACCAGCAAGCGAGCCATCGTCGCCCAGCACGAAGGTCGGCCCGTTGTCGCGCAGCCAACTGTCATCCAGCGGGCAAGAGACCAGCTCAATATTGGCTTGGCCTTCAAGCGCTTCGAGCCCATCGCCGTTTTCCGGGTCATAGAGCATGGCCACAGGTTCGAACTGCGCTATGGCCTTGGCGACATCAGCATATTCGCGTCTCACTTGCGGCAGGCTGTCGCCAAAGGTTCCTTCGGCACAAGGCCAGGCCATCCAGGTGCGCTCATGCGGGACCCACTCGGGAGGCATGCGGTACTGTGTCATGCGAGGTTCACCCCCTGTTTGATGAGATCGTCGGTTGTTTTGCGGATGCCGTCCTCCAGGATGTCGAACATCTGGTCGATCTGGCCATCCGTGATCACCAGCGGCGGCGAGAATACGCACATGTTGATGATCGGGCGCAGGATGAGACCGTTTTCCTGGCAATGTGCATCAATCATCGCACCCACGGTTTTGTCGAGCGCGAGCACATCGTCGGCCGACGCATCTGCTACACACTCGACACAGCCGAGCAGCCCCTTGCCGCGCGCATCTCCGACAAGCGGGAGGTCAGCGAGAGCTCCAAGCCGTGCTTCGAAATGGGGAGTGACATTTCGCACGTGCTCAAGGATGCCCTCGCGTTCGATGATCTCGATATTCTTGAGCGCAGCGGCTGCGCTGACCGGATGGCCCGAGTAAGTGAAGCCGTTCGAAAAGGTCGCGTCCCGGGACTTGTCACCGGAAACGTCGGCAATCAGCCGGTCCGAGATGATGCAGGCCCCCATCGGCACATAGCCTGAGGTCATGCCCTTGGCGCAGGTGATGATGTCAGGAACGATATCGAACACCGCTTCCGAAGCGAACCAGTGGCCCATGCGGCCAAAACCGGTGACAACTTCGTCAGAGATGTAAAGCACATCGTGCCGACGGCACACCTCGAGGCAGCGCTTGTGGTAGCCCGCCGGCGGGACAATCACCCCACCCGAACAAAGGATTGGCTCTGCAATTAATGCCGCCACCTTTTCGGCGCCGATCTGCAGAATGGCGTTCTCCAGATCCGCCACCTTTTCATCCAGAAAGGCCTCGATGCTCTGGCCTTCGGCGCGGACATAAGGGTTCACGTTGGGCAGGAAGTGAGCCAGATGCTCCGCCTGATCCAGCCAGCCCTTGTCGCGCTCCTTGCCGCTCAACGAGGCCGCCAGATAGGTCGAGCCGTGATAGGCCTTCTGACGCGAGATGACGATTTTCTTTTCCGGCCGTCCCAGAATGTTGTTACGGAACTGGATGAACCGCAGCGCGCTGTCCACGGCGGTCGAACCGCCGGTCGTGAAGAACACGTGGTTCAGATCCCCCGGCGTACGTTTGGCTATTTCGTGGGCCAGGCGTGCGGAGGTAGAGTTCGCGTTGTTGAATGGCGAGAAATAAGCCAGCTCGCGCGCCTGTTCCGCCATCGCATCGACGATCTCAGTGTTTCCGTAACCGATCTGCACGCACCACATGCCTGCCGGTCCGTCGATCAGGCGCTCGCCCGTTTCCGTCGTGACATAGATGCCTTCACCGCCTTCGGTGAAGGTCCTGTCATTCTGGCCGATATAGGCCATCCCCTCCCACGGATGAACAAAATGCCCGTTGTCCCAATCGCGGACGGTGTCGAAGTCGGTATTCAGCAGCGTCATGATCTCACCTGCGTTGTAACATTTATCACAAACTGAACATACATACATTCAAAGTCAAGA is a genomic window of Leisingera caerulea DSM 24564 containing:
- a CDS encoding ABC transporter permease translates to MDKNARLGLLLATPTTLYVLLLIAAPVAMTVAYSFWTQEFVDVSRDFTLSNYQEVFADPLYRTLIFRSVRIAAMVTLLTVLLAYPVAYHIAFNVKKNKAMWLFLVTIPFWTSYLLRVFSWKLILAQNGVVNSALLWLGVIDTPIDTLLYNSEAVVVTLAHAWAPFAILPIFVSLEKIDRSLLEAAKDLGEGPVRTFLRVTLPLSIPGIIGASMIIFIPTVGDYVTPALVGGSDGAMVANMIQVQFGKANNWPLGAALALSAVVCVTSAACLLVLGLKLIERSLK
- a CDS encoding aminotransferase produces the protein MTLLNTDFDTVRDWDNGHFVHPWEGMAYIGQNDRTFTEGGEGIYVTTETGERLIDGPAGMWCVQIGYGNTEIVDAMAEQARELAYFSPFNNANSTSARLAHEIAKRTPGDLNHVFFTTGGSTAVDSALRFIQFRNNILGRPEKKIVISRQKAYHGSTYLAASLSGKERDKGWLDQAEHLAHFLPNVNPYVRAEGQSIEAFLDEKVADLENAILQIGAEKVAALIAEPILCSGGVIVPPAGYHKRCLEVCRRHDVLYISDEVVTGFGRMGHWFASEAVFDIVPDIITCAKGMTSGYVPMGACIISDRLIADVSGDKSRDATFSNGFTYSGHPVSAAAALKNIEIIEREGILEHVRNVTPHFEARLGALADLPLVGDARGKGLLGCVECVADASADDVLALDKTVGAMIDAHCQENGLILRPIINMCVFSPPLVITDGQIDQMFDILEDGIRKTTDDLIKQGVNLA
- a CDS encoding agmatine deiminase family protein; the protein is MTQYRMPPEWVPHERTWMAWPCAEGTFGDSLPQVRREYADVAKAIAQFEPVAMLYDPENGDGLEALEGQANIELVSCPLDDSWLRDNGPTFVLGDDGSLAGVDWTFDGWGGDWPHEKDAKVASRVIELAGAKRNPSAMIYEGGALNIDGKGTCVVTRQCYEHRTRNGGPSPEEFEAELCKQLGLSKIIWLNRTLENDSTNGHVDVVAAFVPGGVLCQVSADPEDSDYQNLLDNRAILEAETDAAGQPLTIFQVTSPPVDRKPDGSRRFLSYVNFYLVNGGVIVPQYGFPEHDQEALDVLSSLFPDRIVVGVLTNAIADGGGNIHCITQQQPKAGAPAHA
- the aguB gene encoding N-carbamoylputrescine amidase, with the protein product MRNVTLAATQMSCSWDKEDNIATAEALVRDAAGRGANVILIQELFETPYFCIEQAHKHFALATTVEENTAIRHFSSLARELGVVLPVSFFERAGQSYFNSLAMIDADGTVMGIYRKSHIPNDVAYQEKQFFSPGDTGFKVWDTAFGRVGAAICWDQWFPEAARCMVLQGAEMLLYPTAIGSEPTRPDADCIPHWQTVMRGHAGANLVPVLASNRVGEEVATEDGNLRMAFFGGSFIADHFGQKVAEAGREDGVVLTAEFDLDAVAEMRRYWGIFRDRRPDLYGAICTYDGRTG